DNA sequence from the Candoia aspera isolate rCanAsp1 chromosome 10, rCanAsp1.hap2, whole genome shotgun sequence genome:
TTAATATTTAGGGGCCCATCAGGttatgagaatgttgaaaattgTAAGGCGGCATGTAAAAATGGTGTAACTGGAAAAAGACTAAAACATGGCTGTGAATTACTTATGGAATGACTGTGCTTTGCAACCTTGATGTGTGTGCAGACTGAGTGTGTGTCCAACAATTGGAAGAATACTTACTGTTTTCTTTACAAAGGAAAAGATAGCAAGGGTGAATGCAAAAAACAGTAGAGGGATTCATTTCTTATACAggcctgggaaggtgtttggaaTTTTGATTGAAAGAGTAAGGATGACAATACACACGTGTTCAGTGCAGCTTTACGGCAGCCCAgaattttgctcttcagcaagtcatTGAGAAATGGATGAATGTGAGGAGGTTTATTGCACCCTTTAATTTAGAGAAAGTGTGTAACAAAATGAATAGACTTGAATGAGGGAATCTTTTGTGCAAATGTAAAGCTGAAGgttgctgaatgtggtaagagCAGTCTATGATGGAAGCAAGCATGTTAGTAAACAGAACAGCTAGTGAATGGCTCAACATTGAGTAGGAAGTAAGACAAAGATGTGTAAAATCCATTGGCTCAAgtggataaatgtataaatatttggGCAATACTTGAGTTAAGTTGGTTGGGGATGTAAACATGTATGTACTTCTGTATGGAGATAGATTATGCTATGTTTTTGGTCAACAACCctaatgatttgcagcaaatgttagattttATGAAGCAACAAGTATGGACCTAAAAAtattgtgtttgacagggaaaatggaatgaactaCATAGTGAAAAATTGGCTTAtcatttctctccttctctgtgcTCTGTGTAGCATTGCCTGCCCCAAAAGGTAATAACATGAtgggtatttatgtatgtatgcagaTGAGAGCCAGCAGGATGCCATTCCAGCACTTCCCTTCTTCTGATCCTACATTTCCAACTACTTTGATATTCCAGCTGTGTTCAAGGCCAAATTATACATTTCTCCAAAACTTTTACTCTGCAAATTTTCtatctacttacctacctacctacctaccataaAAAGGGCAAATTATTCATTGGTTTTCCTCAAAACTTTTACtctgcaaattttatttatatttatatggctgcccatctcacagaacatgGCTCTGGGAGGtgtaaaataaaaccataaaataacagAATTCACTAACCATTCTATTAAAACAGACCACCATTAAAAACACTGACATTATTAAAAAAGGCCAGGCGAGAGCACCGGGTATTATGAACAGTGGAGCCACCTCAGCCTATCACCAGTCCcttgagacccccaggcctgttggCACAGCCAAGTTTTGAGGGATTTCTGGAAGGATGGCAGGGAAGGGCCCAGCTTACCTCGGCGGGGATGACGTTCCACAAAGTGAGTGCCAAGACACAAAAGGGTCCTGCCAGTTGTAACTCCTTAGTAGACAGGATCCGCTACATCTCTCTTCTGccggatctgatgggacaggcagatataatcggggagaggcggtccctcaaacaacccagccccatgccatgaagggcttcaaaggtcagaaccagcaccttgaattggacccagaagcaaactggcacccggtacagctcacgcagcagtggtgtcacatcttggggcactcataactgcctgcgcagctgcattctgcaccagctgaagcttttggatactcttcaagggcagctccatgtacagcatATTACATTGGTTTACCTGGAAAGTGACCATGCGCAGAGCCTCCCAATcgaggaatgggcgcaactggcacccaacacaaagctgtgcaaaggccctcctgttGAATTATTGCGGCTTCATCTGCAGCTCCTGTTCTGCAATAGCTCCATACATTTCTAGAAAAGTTTTTCAGGCTCCATCATTACAACCTATTAGGAAAGTTTCaatatgttttctgttctttccagCCTTTTCCTTGTTGGATTATATTGGACTGTTCTAGGTTTACactttagagagccagtctggtgtagtggttaaggcatcaggctagaaacttggagactgtgagttttactcccaccttaggcacaaagccagctgggtgatcttgggccagtcactctctctcagccctaggaaggaggcaatggcaaaccacttctgaaatcttgccaagaaaactgaagggactagtccaggcagtcaccaggagtcaagactgactcaaagacacacacacagagacaggtTTACACTTTAGTTGAGTTCTCCTTTTGGGTAATGAAGGTAATATTGTAACATTGTTGACAAAGCCTTCAGGTGTTGATGACTATTGATCCTATAGCCAATCCTTGATCAAGCCAGGACTACTTGATATATAATTCCCAAGATGATATATCAGTTGGAACTCTGTTCCTCTGAATATTCCATTTGCTGCTACTGCAGTGTAAGTTTTGAACACCTGCAGGAGTCTGTATATAGCAGCAATTCCTTCCCAGATGTATAAGTTACAATAACCATTTGCCCAAGTATGTCTATATTCCACTTAGGGAGAAATCTAATTGTGCTTGAAGTTTATCACCATTTGATTATCACAGGAGTAGGCAGAGTTCAGATTTAATTGAaactcctttgtttttaaaatttgaacCATGTGCAAATGGTTCAGGAAAgtgaatacaggcagtcctcgtttagtgactgccttggacagtgactgcagttacaacagtgatgagaaagtaactttgtggccagtgcccacatttacgaccttcacaggtctgtaaagcaaaggaaagctgaagtaagattgtaagcacatttgtggtttcacttagcgaccttgcttaacaaccaagttgctggtcccaattgtgatcgctatacgaggactacctgttctgaATTAAGAAATGGAATGCCTCTGAGAACACGTTCAGACCAGGACTGGTTGCAAAAGCTAGTACATAGAAATGGTCTGGGTTATTACTTGGAATCCCAGGGTtgtacttaggaaaaaaaaaaaaaaaaaacattgtgtaAGACACAATGGCaacatttccatactgttgccaagaaaactagatggACAGATCCATATCCGTAAGGTGAGCATGATTTGAGGGAGACTTTATCTGAACTAGCACCAATTGTTTCTCCCACAAAtctcttttcatatttttccctCCCCCAAAATAGCAGAGTAATATGGGAAGGAAAAAGACAGTTGTTGTTACTTTTTGTTACATAATTAAACGTCAGAAATCTTTGCTGCAAATTCTGCCTACAATGGACTCCATGACTGATATGAAACGCCTGTACATTTCTTTACGGGACAAAGCAGTGTAACTTAAAAGCATTACAACATCTGGTCAAGCAAAAATAGtctttattcaaatttaatggaAACAGGGCTCACTGTACTTTGCaagatggggaaaaataaaaaatataaaacaaggaTATTTGTCACAATACCAGAATGTggagctctatttttttttcttcccttcctataGTTTACTGTAGGTATCTATTTTCCTGACTGTGCTATTCACAAACTCTGCAAGTCcaaaatatgaaacaaaaaaGTATTATGAAATTTTAAGACTTTGCACTTTTCACTAAATGGCATACATCAAAGGGCATCAATTTAAAGGCAAATTGTTGAAATTACCATACCTACCTAGGAGTCACCATTCCAATCTTAGAAGCCCATCGAAACGCAGTGCTCAGTCTCTGTGGCTGTTCTGGAAACGTAGGACGATGCCTGGTGTCCGGAGAAAGCTCCAGAATGCGCAACAGAGAGGGAGCACCGGGTCGAACACTTATGGACACACCATCGGGGGTATTAAAAATGTACAGCAGGGACAGGTGTTCTACTCCAATCACTTGTGCTACAACTACCAAACATGTACAAAAGACTTCTCATAGAGCTCTAAAGGTGGTTGCAGCGAGTTTAGGATCTGGAGCAAGACCGCGACCTAGATCGAGAATGTGATCTAGAGGCAGACCTCGATCTAGACTTCGACTGGGACCTGGTTTTTGAAACCGATTTGGATCTGGAGCGGGATTCTGATTTAACATTTTGTTTTGACTTGGAGTTTGACCTCGACCGAGATTTACCACTGGTGTCCATTTCCTCACCCTCGCCTTTGGCTTCTTTGGGGTCGGGGTCGGGTTTTACGCGCTCCTTTTCCTTGGGCTGAGACCGAGACCGGGACCGGGACCGGGACCGGGACCTAGACCGGGATCGTTCTtggtcttctctctttttcttcttgctacCAGGCTTGCTGTCACGCTTATTCCTTCTCTTGCTCCTCTCGTTCCTGCTGtggctcctgctcctgctcctgctggcCTCCCTGCTCctcttcctgcctttcctcttgTCCTTGCTCTTGCTCcggctcctgctcctgctcctgctcctggcCTTGCTGgtgctcttctctctctccttactcgcgctccccctctcctccctctcGGCCCTCTCCTTGCTGCCGCTCCTGCTCCTGCTTTTGCTCTTACTCTTTTCCTTGCTGGGACTCCTGCTCTTGGCCCGGTGGTCCCCGTCGTTTTGAACCACGTCCTGCGGCTTGTCTTTGCTTTTGCTCCGGGATTTCTCGGCGCTTCGGCTGCGGCTCCTGCTTTTATCGTCTTTGCTCGGACTCCTGCTCTTTTCCTTTTGGCCTCGGCCGTGGCTTTTGCTTCGGCTGCGGCTCTTGCTTCTGGAATGAGATCCGGACCTGGTaatccaagaggaaaaaaaatgcaggaggtTTTGCAGGTATTCAATTATTTGGGAGCGCTAAACCTTCACACTGCAATTCAGCAGATGACTTTGGACTGCTTGAATACCAGtttgtaaaccagggtttctcgaccagggttctgtgaggggtcactaggggtgccctgggagatcacgatttatttaaaaaattacttcaaattcgggcaacttcacattaaagaggtaagttcctttattttcagtttaagaacactgttcgtgcctatatccaggcctacccctgaaacgaatatcataatttggtaacttctggcccatatttcagcctggatgtgcaggggttcccaaggcctgaaaaatatttcaagggttcctccagggtcaaaaggtcgagaaaggccATTATAAACAATAACGGTTTAAGTAACATCGTTTTCATTTTCACAATTTTGATTTCAGTgatattctagagcagtgtttctcgaccgtggcagcttgaagacgtgtggacttcagctcccagaattccccggccagccatgCTGCTCTACGTGCTTAATAATGCCCTGCACCCCACCGTATAAGACATTCAGTGACTGCTCCCGAAGAGCAGTTATCACAATGCCACCAACTTTTTTTAGAGCGTGTATTGCTGGAACTACGTAAGCCTGAATTACGTCCACTATTAACTAAAATTTCCTTTACTGTACCTGGATCGTGATCtgctcttggaatggctgctttTGCTGCTGCCACTACGACTCCTGCTTTTGCGAGAGTGCCTGCTTCGAGAGCGAGACCTGGAGACGAAACAACCACGCCACAGTTGTAAGTCTCCACGGGCATTCAGGAGAATCAGCTGAGCGGGGCATGGAAATTCCCTTTCAAACCGCACAAAACAGCACAACAACAGGCGCTGCCTCCCTAGAGCGCTTCTGAGGCGGCGTAGTTCTGGCTATATACTTCTAAGCGATCTAACAGGTTTTTGCAAAAGGGGCTACGTCAAGTCTTCTAGTGCCAGCAAAAAAGAGAGGTTAGGCTCattaagagagaaaaacaaaagccaGCTTTGGCACGGATGCAAACAGATGAAATAAAGAGAATGCAGCTACGATAGCAGGGATCACTGGgataagaaaagaaagcaggagggagggagctgttCAATGAATAATTTTGTTATGACAACTCCTACTACAGAGACGCAAGGCTTTTCCAACAACTTTATGTTGGCAGGGAAAGAATAAATGTGttattttaatggcttttttaTCATCAAGAAAAAGTTGTGCATTTTGTGCTATGCTGATACTGTGGAAAATAGGCTAAGGGTTCTTAAACTTTGCTGAAGAAGCAATTGCCAAAGTTTCCACAAGAACAAGCTTATCAGGCAATATCCCCATCCCCATCTTCTTGCAGGATACCACAAAATAAAGCTTTGGTGGAGAAATGCATGTAGATGGCCCATTAATGATTAGCACTGACAATAAGTACAAAGGGCTAGCACAGATCTCTGGCCCAGCAAGGTACctctagcgcagtgtttctcagccttggcaactttaagacgtgtggatttcaactcccacagttccccagccagcacagttgagaaacactgctctagtggattATGGGAAGGGAAGCCCAAGTCCAAAGAGCTGTACAATCCAAGCAAATGAGCTATCCTATTGCAGCAACAAGTATGCTAGATTAACAGTTTTTAGCAAATCAAGGCAACAGACAGGTTACTATTTGTTTAGAATATTGCAGAAAGAATAAAATTTGTATCCGAAATCCCACTGAGACAGATTCTTCCCATTTATGGATTCTTCCCATTTATATTATCCATTAATATACTCAAGTTATAAGTAGTCCATTGTTAGACAGAATGCATAACTAATCTTCCAGTAAAACCAttcagtaaggtaaaggtttcccttggcattaagtccagtcgtgtccgactctagggggcggtgctcatctccgtttcaaagccgaagagccggcgtttgtccgtagacacttccgtggtcatgtggccagcatgactacacggatgTTAGACAGAATGCATAACTAATCTTCCAGTAAAACCATTCTGTCCTATAACAGAAAAAATATCCATGTTTCCAGGCTTGTTAAGATGTAACAAAACATGAGGATTAGAAAATGTGAACTGGCTTAGTTGTGTGTTTTCCTCCCACACAGACACTCTATACCTTTTTTGTAATTTGAAGAAAAAACTAAAGTTGTTTTGACCAAAGCTGTGAATGTGGACATAGGAAGTTGTTTTACACTAAATTCTTGATCAGGCAATACCTTTGCATGTTCTATCCAACAGGCAAAGAGTGATGAGCAACCCATCATCTTGTTGCACTGATGACGTACATAAAGAGACAGTTTCCATGCTTACAGGGTAACTCACTTTTTGTACATACAAATATTTCTGCTTGACCTGGAACCCTCCACTATAAGGGTTCCAACTGATATACTATGGAGTTAAGAGCTGCTCAGTACTACTTGACTGTTGGACTGAACATGTGAAGATAACGCTTGAAAAGAGCTCAAGTCATTGACCAGCCTAGCTCATTATTCTCTGCAATAATTGGCAATAACTTTCCAGACTTTAGATAGGCTGTTTTTCAAAACTCTATCTAAACATGCCAAGAATTGAGTTTGAGACATTTTACAACCTAAGTATAAATTCTGCCAATGAGACATAACTATTCTCAAGTTGCACCCTGGATTCTGATTCTAGCTTGCAAGATTATAAtacatcatgttgttgttgttcatttgttcagtcacttccaactcttcgcgacttcatggaccagcccacaccagagtttcTTGTCGGTTGTCACACATCATACTTATATAGAATACTGATAttctaaataaaaagtaaaatttctTTATCAACATTTTCAAACTTTATACAGTAAGAGGTGGCTTTAAAACATAAGGTTGTTCACCACCTCACCAGGGTCCAGCTTCCATATATAGATAATTAATACAACTGTCTCTCTAGAACAGCTTCACAACAACCCCTCTGGGAGAGGATCACACAGTCCTTTCCTCAGACAGGTGATTTATCTGCTCCCTCAATTGAAATGACTATGGTTTGCCTTAACGGAGAGTGGAGATGCAGGTTCAATAAATGCAAACATGACTGTCCCGATTGCTCAATGGTGTAATACCGAGCCATAACTTGGCATTATTCCCAAACCACACCTCTACTTCTATACCACCAGCACAACTCATTATGACCATTTCAATTCTTTTAACACTCCACTGCTTTTCCTGAAAAGGAATATCCTGTTATTTTTCATTAACTATACTGAACTATTGCCCTAGTAAACAAGATACTATGAACAAACCTACCTTGAATGAGTGCGACTTCTGGAATAAGAGCGGCGGCGCCTGGACCCAGGCCTGTCTTCCACTAATCTTATCTTTCTACCATTTACTTCTGTCCCATCCAGCTTTTCAAGGGCTCTTTTCATGTCTGAATAAGATTTGAATTCAATCACACCTTCGTTTTTTCTCCCCTTGTGTGCGTCAGCATATGTCACTTCACCTGCCTGACGCATATAATCCTAAGAACAGATACAGggtttcaatacctttgtctttAATTCTGATACTGTCTGATCACATTTTGTTAGAGGCTACAAAGGAAAAAACTAGGTGCACACATATATACGTGCACACACCTGGGCATGTACTCATGTGCACGTGCAGGATCTGTATGTCTAAAACAACTTTACCAATAATTTATTGATCAagatttccatctctctctctctcccctccctccaagTGTAATGGATAATTACTAATTTTACCTAAAATATCAACACACTTGCCTTTCAGGTCATCGTTTTTGCAGAATCTTAAAAGGGACAGGACAAGAAATCAATAGATGGAGGGGGGAGAGGTAAAAAATGGAGGTAGTAATGAAGTCTGGAGTTGGCAAGGTGGGAAACAAGAACCCTGGGACTAGACAAGACCATTAGGTACACCATTACAGTAACGGTGTAATCAACAGCCCTGCAAGAGAAATGCACTGTAAGCAATCCAAAAAGAACTCAGGATTTATAACTTGGGGACACAGGACAACAGACACACGCACGCAGGGCTAGATTTTTAGACTATTTGGAATCTGATCTTTGTCTAAGGGCTACTCTGCATCAGTAATAAAAGCATCTATCTACCCCAAGGGAATACCTAAGAACAGTTCGAGTTCCTAGAGATAAAGAACTATTCCAGTGGCCTGGGTGTAACCGTGACAAGGTTAGGCAGTTCAGATGTACCAATAGCAGGATACTTAACAGTGATCTGATCTTAAACAGAAGAGCAAGCCACTGTAGCAAGTGCCTGAAAGATGCaattgcacatacatacatacatacatacatacatacaccttaGCTTTTTTGAATAGCTTCTAAAAGATCAAGGTCATGCACGAGATTTGGTGTAGACTTCTATTCATTTGGAAGCACTTTCTCTGTATTTAACAGTGCAATGATAAGATAGGTAATGCAATACAGGTAATAAAAAAGCACAGAAACTGACACTTCACCATTGTGCTTAGTATAGTGCACTAAGATTTTGAATAGAAACTACCCTAGAAAGAATTTCCATGGGAAACAAGTACCTGTTTCCTTTGGTATGGACCATACAGCAAAACTTAAGACCAATTTACATTCTCACTATTTATCACTAAATCATAACTGGCAGAAGCCCAGAGGCCGCTTACCTTCAAATCCTGCCAGCTACAACGGCTTGACAGATTTTCAACGATCAATCTGTATTCAGTACGGGTCGGAGGCCCGTACTTATCTCTTCCACTTCTTCTATAACCATATCCACCTTTAGAGGCGATAAGCAGATGCAGTACTTTAGCTAATATAGTGGAGTCAGGAATTAAACCTACATCCCACCGCCCCCCACAAACAATATAAGAACTAGTCTACCCAAAAGTTAACaatttccctcccccacccataGCCTAAACTACATTCTCCTTGCTTTAAATGTTATACTAATAGAGCCAGCCAGACATCTACATACATGTCTAGAATATTACAATAAAACTGTATATTTTACATTAACTACTAATATTGAACATGCATCTACAgttaagcttttttaaaaataacatttttgaaaacaaaataaccaaatCACTATAGTCAGTTACTAATGTTACTTACATTGGTTTAAAGTTTTCTGAATATCTGACATGAATAATGGTTTTCAGGCACCTATTTCAGATTAATCACATCTGTCTCTAACCCTTGGGGTCCTCACCACCCAGGTCTAATGGGAAAAGGTTGCGGTCGTCACATGGCTTCCTTTTTTGGTCAGCCAAGGGCCACAAAGGTCAAAGAGCCACTCATGGAAAGGCAACCCAGGGTCAGCAAATGGAACAGGCAGTCATCTTAGCCTCAAAGGACTCTTAATTGAAACATTGAGTCTTTGTTAAGTCTATGTTAAACAATCACATTACAAATAAaccatttatatatttacaaaagtaaaataatgaaaattaaatcTCATTTAGTTAATTACATTAATAAAAGTTGAATACAAATTAACATCTAGGTAATATTACTTTAACAGAAACTACAGTAGTCaaactttacatttttaaaaaattacagtttttaaaatgttctattttaaatagaaaaaaaaagtcactggTACAACGGTATGTAGTGCTTACTGCGTCCAGAACCATAACTGCTGTCACGGCGAGGGCCCCGAGCATGCTCAACAATTACACGCTCCCCACAAAGATCTTTGCCGTTTAGTTCATAAACAGCATCGTCTGCATCACGTACATCATCAAACTCAACAAAGCCATACCTGAGAAGAGAAAAAGCTACTCCAGAATCAAATATGTCACCGATTACCTCAGCAATCCCACTGGCTGTAGGAACTATCTTGACAACCTAGGGAATGTGGGAGCCACTTATTTCAGAAAGCATCTTCTTCCAGACAAAAACTAAGCAGCCTGATGGTGGGAACAAACGCTTTTCCTTACAGGAAGAGCTCAATGTAACTATTAACAAAATGTACAAAGCAAAAAGTGTGTTGTGGCAGCATGTaccaatagccaaaggaatcacagAGACAAACTGCTCTCTGGCATTAAGGCttttacaactttaaaaaaaacaaaaccctcaatTATTTAAAGCACATTATAAACAGCAAGTAGAATACGCAACATAACACAGCTTGGAGGCTGGTAACTTCTAAGAGCCCAATCTGACTCTTGAAATTTTTTGATACAAATGGACAATAtggaaattctgtacagtatctTCCTGCGTTTCCCCTCATTAAGGAGTCGCTTTGGGTAACTGCCGTTGCTTGAAGGCTAGAACTCaccaaagaacaaaaacaaaggatGACATTTGGGCTGTCGTGGACAGCTTCTGGATAGAAATTCTTACCTGACTATCTGGTACATAAGAAATTTTTACTTACCAGGGCTGACTAAAGCGAGCTGCTGTTTGCAAAtatgaggaaaggaaggaaggagcaaaagaAGCAAACTGAGACAattcaatggaaaaaaaatgttatgcctTCCATATTTTCtaagttacttttttctttttcccctaaaATCAGAAAATCAGGGGAATACTAAAAAAGACCTTATCATGAAACATAATCTCTTTTGAAATGAGtgaaatgttttccaaatttataaTTTGCCCATTAAAAATGTATTAGGAATGTTTTATGAAAGGAAACCTTCAGTATTAATAATTCATTATTATTTACTTCAACTCCAGAACCTTTCACAATATCCAACTATGCTCCTAGTCTTTAATGCCATAATAGTAcaagaggttttttttgtttACTAGATACATATGCTTGGGTAGCATATGGTGAAACAGTTTGTAGCATTCTCTAGAATTAGATATATCTGAAATTTTGGTTGCAAAAAGTTAAAGCATTTATTCTTTGAGTCtgtaatcctatgcatgtttaacTGGGAGTTAGCTTCACTGGACAGACCTCCAAGTAAATATATCATCCAAGTAAATATATGGACAGGATTCTTTTCTGTAAGTTATCTTGAGATAACTTTTCCATAAAGGTCTCTGAAAAATGAGTTGTTATTCTGCAGACTTTACAAATAAGCCAGGTAGTCAAACTGCACATGCTAGCTAAAATAATTAATGTAGTTAAAGCAGTAAAACAAATATTTGGGTTGATAACAAAAAATTACATGTATTTCAATTTTCccccaaatggaaaaaaatgctttttcaaactttcaaattcccagaaaatatatttttctagttGCAATGCATTCCTTCTTGTGCTGGAGACAGATTCTGATGACATGGCCCCAGTGGTCTGAACCTATTCTATCAATATCTGATATAAGCCTAGGAGATGCTATAAGTTGTTCAACAGTTGGAATTTTGAATGGTAGACTAGTGCAGCAGGAAAGCAAGCTTCTACTGCCCTGATACTGCCAACTGGAATAAAACACAGAGTTGTACTTGACACCATGCTGCCATTTCAAAGATTCAGAATGAGGTAAAGGATTAGACTGCACAAACAAAACTATTGGCCTGGACATTAAGACAAGCCAAAAACTATGGACTTTTTGAAACTGGGACcccaatttcattttttctcctaCACATCACAGCTTGTTTTACCCATATTGCTAATTTCTTATAGAATACACAATTATGATCTTCAGTATACCATCTGCAGTTTGCTAACcactattaaaaattacaaaaattagAACACACGTAACAAACTACTCTCCAAAAAGTCAAAGGTATTATAATCTAGACTTGAATATTGTTTTAGCTACTAAAACTCCAGGCCCATTACTAACAATAGCCagccaaaaaaataaatttggctAATTATTGAAAATAGGTCACTGCTCACATTATAACAAAACAATTTAGTGTAATATGCAAAAACTCTTGAATTGCCTCCGACCTTGTACTACCAATGAGAATTTGATAAATTTTGCTTCTACTTTTAATCGTTTAGTTTATTGTGCTGTCTAGAGCCAGAAATACAGTTCAATAAACTCGTTTCCTACCAGGTTTTGAAGCTGGCTTTCTGAAAATTAGCCAGTTGGCTTTACCCAATTTGTTCCATTAGACAGCACAAACCTCAGTTAAAAGG
Encoded proteins:
- the SRSF4 gene encoding serine/arginine-rich splicing factor 4 isoform X1, with protein sequence MPRVYIGRLSYQARERDVERFFKGYGKILEVDLKNGYGFVEFDDVRDADDAVYELNGKDLCGERVIVEHARGPRRDSSYGSGRSGYGYRRSGRDKYGPPTRTEYRLIVENLSSRCSWQDLKDYMRQAGEVTYADAHKGRKNEGVIEFKSYSDMKRALEKLDGTEVNGRKIRLVEDRPGSRRRRSYSRSRTHSRSRSRSRHSRKSRSRSGSSKSSHSKSRSRSRSGSHSRSKSRSRSKSHGRGQKEKSRSPSKDDKSRSRSRSAEKSRSKSKDKPQDVVQNDGDHRAKSRSPSKEKSKSKSRSRSGSKERAEREERGSASKEREKSTSKARSRSRSRSRSKSKDKRKGRKRSREASRSRSRSHSRNERSKRRNKRDSKPGSKKKKREDQERSRSRSRSRSRSRSRSQPKEKERVKPDPDPKEAKGEGEEMDTSGKSRSRSNSKSKQNVKSESRSRSKSVSKTRSQSKSRSRSASRSHSRSRSRSCSRS
- the SRSF4 gene encoding serine/arginine-rich splicing factor 4 isoform X2, producing the protein MSDIQKTLNQCGYGYRRSGRDKYGPPTRTEYRLIVENLSSRCSWQDLKDYMRQAGEVTYADAHKGRKNEGVIEFKSYSDMKRALEKLDGTEVNGRKIRLVEDRPGSRRRRSYSRSRTHSRSRSRSRHSRKSRSRSGSSKSSHSKSRSRSRSGSHSRSKSRSRSKSHGRGQKEKSRSPSKDDKSRSRSRSAEKSRSKSKDKPQDVVQNDGDHRAKSRSPSKEKSKSKSRSRSGSKERAEREERGSASKEREKSTSKARSRSRSRSRSKSKDKRKGRKRSREASRSRSRSHSRNERSKRRNKRDSKPGSKKKKREDQERSRSRSRSRSRSRSRSQPKEKERVKPDPDPKEAKGEGEEMDTSGKSRSRSNSKSKQNVKSESRSRSKSVSKTRSQSKSRSRSASRSHSRSRSRSCSRS